The region GCAATGGAGAGTTGCCGCGTGTCTGTCCATAAAGATTGCGTAAGAAGAATGTTTGCAAATTCAGCATGGAAAACTTTGTATGATGTTTCGCTCGAAACATAGCATTCTCTTAGTACTTAGTTATGACAGACATGTTTTACACGGAACAGCAATCTTTGTATTTGATGTCAACTTCACATATAAATCACTGTGTTAGAATACGATACTGCCTGCGAAGCTTTCCTCAAGCTTCAAATTGCGCTGGCGAGTTGTGCTACTCTAATGTGGGCACTGTAATCATGCTTAAATTGAAGAGTTGGGCGCACATTTGGTATGAAAACGTTTACTACTACTTTCACCGCTCCCGCAAACTGCCACCAAGAAAAAGCATTGTTAATGGCTGTTAACACAACTTTGCGTCATGTATGGTATAGCAGTCACTTGAAAAAAAAGTTTCGTGGTTATAAAGATGAAGAGCCAAGCCATTGCAAGCGATGGAATCTTTCTTAGTAGCCTGCAGCGGCTTTTATCGGCAATATGGCAGACAGCTCCCGCAAAGGAAGAAACAGACTTTCGTTATTGCATTCCAACGAGGCATGCATTGTTCGTGAAACCCAAtggttcactacaacttcgaattgaaaccgtatgaagcagttctttaaagTGCCATTTGGAATGCCTATAGTATTCTAGAGGCACTAGAGTGTAGCTGAGGCTGCCTGGAAGAGGAAAATCTAACTACCATCTGCATCACGATGTCTCGAACAACACTGGCGTTTAATTATATGAAATTAGAACTATTTGTTTCATTAGTCCATATAAGACCGCCGCATATACCCGCCTCATAAAGAATAAGACACTATATGCAGGCCTTATTTGAAACCACTTGATTTTGGGGAATTCTGTATCTTCAAACTTATTGTCCGTCACCAAACTGGAGCAGTGTTAAGGCACGTCTAGCTTCAGTCCGGCCTTTCTTTAAAATTTAAGTGGTATCGCCCGCATTTCAGGGCACATCCAAAGCAAGTGTGGAGCATCTGACATTAACACAGGAGCCGAGTACTATGTTGACTTAGCGAAATGAAGTAAATATAGAGCAAATGCCAGATGACAAATGATGCTGCTAAGTTTGCTGCGTTGAAGTCGACCTGTTATGGATGAACGGGCTACGCGCAGCGAGTTCAGTTGCCCTTATGCAACGTGAACTGCTGTGCGACGCACGCACGAAGCAAGGCAAGGCAAGCATCTGCGATAAAATGCCCGTGTTTATTGCGCAATCTTAGGACACCGGTCAAAATTTATAACATGTACAATGCGCACAGTAAAATTCTTAAAACTCTGCAAACATACCCTGAAATATCAGCTACTACAAAAATCACTTTACATTATCCTTGATGCCATTACTACTGGAAAGGTCACGGTTCAACGAGCTACCGGGTTTTGGGGCGAGCCGAGCGGGCATAAATGACAGTTGACTTCCCAGGTTTCGAAGAAGCAGGTTCGGAAGTCGCGGAAAGCGCCATGGCTGGAAGCGTGACAGCAGAGTCTGTCGTAGTTGCGACGGTGATGCCTTCTGCCGTAGTCGCAGTCGGTGGTGCCTCGGTACCAGGAATTGTTGGAGCTGCTGCAAAGGGCGGGGCTGAAGTGAACCTAGCTGACCGTACGGAGACTGCGCCCACGGTCGCCGGAGAAGCTCCAAGCTGTTTTGGTGCAGATGTAGGCACAGTCCCTGCATTAGATTCGACGAAAAGCGGGGTGGGGGATTTGGTTCCAGCCGGTGTTACGGTGGCCGTATTTGCCTGCTCACGATGTACAGGACCAAAAGTGTACTCGTCCGTCGAAGTCACCAGGGCAGTGAAGGGGGCAGCGCGCGGATCCAGGGAACCTAGGGCAGTGGCCGTGGTGGCAACAGCGTTTGTGAAAGCCATAGTCGACACTGAACCACGAGCAGACGTCTCGGAGGGTGCAGCTGTGATTGGCAAGGGTGACTGCGATACCAGTGGGGTAGAATCCACACCAGTATTGAGCCGAACTGCGACCCGGGTTGTTGACGAGACCTCTTGTTGAACGGAAGCAGGTATATCGGTCGAAGCAATTGTGGTAGCTTGGACAGGAAAGGTGTCAGCGAGCGGAGTCGGGACACCTAGAGTGGAAGCAGGAGCGCCAAGTGTGCTAACCACTACAGGAGCGAGCGTCGATATCTTTGTCGTCGGGCGGGATCGAGTTGTCGCCTTCGCTACCCCCGTGCTTGGAACTGCCATTTCCAGACTGGGCGCAGTTGTCGCATCAGTAAGGACTGACGGACGTGCTGGGACGGAAGCAGTGGTCATCGGTTGATGGCCGAACTTTGTGATGACGGCCAGCTTCTTTTGGATAACCACTGTATGGGGCACAGAGGTGTTTTGAAGACTAGTGGCAGATGCGTTCTGTAGGAGGGCCATCACCGGGTTGACCTTCCCGATGGAAGTGGCGATATGGCTACCGACTCCGTATGAGCCGGAGTGCGACGTCAGCGGCGCAGCGGGAACCGTGGTATCAACAGGAACTTTGACGACGCGGCACATCAAGGCTGGGTTCGCTTTCGATGCCACCGGCGTTGTTGCGGATGGAGTCACTGCAAAGTGGTGGTGGCGATTGTGCTGATGCCCGTGGCCAACTTGGTGCTGGTAAGCGTTAGAGAACCGACCCTGTCCTTGATGTACTACATGCCCATGGGCTTGGTGAACATGACCAGCGTGCGAGCCATGGTGCGCTGGCAAAGCGTGACTGGAGTGCCCTTGAGCCTGGGCTGATATGCTGTAGCCATGATGGCCCGGCAGCTGTGCCGGGTGGCTTTGCATAAAGTCGAAGGTCCGTGCTGCAAGGTATTGAGCCTGCCCCGCGAGCAGGCAAACGGCCAACAGAAATAGGGACACGGGCTTCATCTTGACGGGGTGAATCAACCTGGGAACATGTAACAAAAGAGATGCTATTATTAATACATGCACACAATGCACAAAAATAAACTACTTGGAGCAGCGACTGCAGACTATAGAATAGAACAGAAGATCATCGTACCTTTCCGCTGCTCTGATCTTTCCAGGAATGGCGGCCGCAAGGATTTGGCTCACATGTTTTACAGCTGGTTTAATGCCACTTACTCGCACCCTATTGGTCGACTCAGAAGTGCTGTGGCGTCATCTGCCTCAAGAATAGCGTGAGTTGCTCTGTCCTCGTGGAACGTAAAGGCAATAGATAACATTTCAAGTTCTCGTGGATAAAAGCCGTAAAAGAACAAGTAGCGTCACATGATCGGGCGTCTGCAAAGGTGCTAGGTCACAGCTGTTCAAGCGTAACGCCACAGAACATGTTCTTGAAAGACGTCGCAGCGAATGATCATGCTGATAGCTGCTATTGCATTGATGATAAGCTTGGCGAATTATGTAAGATATTGCGGGAAGATCTTGGCTTTTGCAATAATCGCTGTGGCGTAATAGTCACCTGAGATGTTTCAGCCGAGACGATTAAATGGACACCAGGCCTCTATTCACTCCTGTTTGCCTTATGTTCAATGTTTGGGTTATTTCTAAGAATATATTATAAAGGAAAGATGAGGTTTGTCCTCAAGGAGAGGATTTAAAGCAAATCTTTCTATGTAGCACTGATTCGtgcgtgagcgccgaaaacgcgctgcaggaaagccaacttacacaatggaactatctgcgcacacaatagaacaacggcgtacgacatacgtatcgtagaactcTACAGTTTACATTCTCAGtcgtaccgataagaacaatgggaactgcaacgccacgctacccagatgaactgtatatatctgcattgcattacgcgtgtcacgcaatgcattcccggccgtcaccatgcgTAGGTctcgggtgcagcgcacggcagaagagacTGCCGTACGcaaacgtaagcgcgagcgcgatcgtgcccgtaaggccaatctcgtgtatcggcaacggcagagcctctgaccgtctaccacagcgatcacaaggcaatactgggcaagtgtagagtcgtccgtaaaagtgtgagtgtgtgtgtgtaatcaacggctacatgatctaaaatgaaggctatgcaacttaacgaaatgtgtcttcattcaacttcaacgttcaaaaaacacaatcctaaacaagcaatcaaatcacatattcACCGCATCAGATCGCTTAGCATTTCTtcggttcgttgcgtggtcgttggctttagactttgattcagtttgcatgggagaaagcttcgcgttcaaccatctttctgtaAAAAAGGGGCTTTGATTATTTTTTTAATCGTAGCGTGAGTGGAAAGggacaaaacaaaataaatacaatgcCTTTGATTATTTTTTTAATCGTAGCATGagtagaaagaaacaaaacaaaataaagacAATGCCAATTACGGGTACACAATAAGAAAAACAATTAACAGCAACAATGCACCAAGCTTTTAGAAGTATAATAAATGGGAGAAATATGAAATAGAGTGCCCTTTGTCGTAGCAATCAGTGTCCTCAAACTTGAATGAAAACTGAACGAATTCCTTCAGCGTTCCATTTTTGCTGAAATCTTCGTAATAATTGCAATGTCGTTCAAATTTATGTTATAGAAAATCGCCTTTTAACAAAAAAGGTTAACGTCTAGGaattagataaatatgtcctaaagctacagtgcaagccgcaatgcagtacatgcggtagtttctcctaaatatggtcacaactgagacacagttcgcaaaaatcaTGTATcccatgcttgttcttgaacatttatttctaaatcacaataatcaatttctttatattatatatatttggAATCTACAAGGATTAAgattttttatggtatataccccCACTTTATATCTTaactagaagagccgccacggttgctccgaAAGTACTGAAAACGTGGGGCGCGTGctgccggagtgggaccgccgccttaacgctgtcgcgtaaaAAGTGTATTGCGGCGTCGATGGCTACgcgatggcgccagagtagcgcgcgtcgtctggtaggtctgtcggcgcgccggctgctgtgaatcgcacgtCGCCCCCGCGCTGGCTCGCGTCGTCTCCATATTAGCGAGGCAATGGCGaaacacttcgctccgtttgcaacgtgccgcacgagacagattgtccgcgccagccaatatatcgcgaaatggaaACACGTATAGGGCTTCGCTTaaatttcgcattatggagtatcgtaatagtcgttgaatttttttttcctgcggcAAAACGTTCAGCTGCTAGCAAATTAACGCTGTGCCCGATGTCACAAAATGCGGCCTGCATGTGGGAGGAACTGTTCGCCCTCGCTGCCCAGTGCGCGCCTTCAgcatcttattattattattattattattattattattattattattattattattattattattattattattattattattattattataaaattCATAAGGAGTCGAATCCTcgatctttggtgggagtcgaacccacccctgtggtgttaattaaggcgaatttAATTAGGACCCACAGCCTTTGGTCGGAGTGGAACacacgacatttggtgttaataAGAACGAATTAGGCCATTAATTTCTCTATAAGAAAGCCTGAAGCCGAGACGAAGAAGCGTCAGCACTCCCTGTTGTGTTAACTAAGGCAACGTTAATTacgatagagttaattaaggaaTTCGAATCCACGAACTTTGGTGGGAGTCGGACCGACTTGTAGATATGAGCGAACCGGCCGTATCTCCAATTTGGATTCCGATTGCCGTCGCGAACGTCGaaagtcgaaccctcgacctctggtgttaattaaggcgaagcgaactaaggcacagttaattaagatagagtta is a window of Dermacentor silvarum isolate Dsil-2018 chromosome 4, BIME_Dsil_1.4, whole genome shotgun sequence DNA encoding:
- the LOC119448193 gene encoding uncharacterized protein LOC119448193 codes for the protein MKPVSLFLLAVCLLAGQAQYLAARTFDFMQSHPAQLPGHHGYSISAQAQGHSSHALPAHHGSHAGHVHQAHGHVVHQGQGRFSNAYQHQVGHGHQHNRHHHFAVTPSATTPVASKANPALMCRVVKVPVDTTVPAAPLTSHSGSYGVGSHIATSIGKVNPVMALLQNASATSLQNTSVPHTVVIQKKLAVITKFGHQPMTTASVPARPSVLTDATTAPSLEMAVPSTGVAKATTRSRPTTKISTLAPVVVSTLGAPASTLGVPTPLADTFPVQATTIASTDIPASVQQEVSSTTRVAVRLNTGVDSTPLVSQSPLPITAAPSETSARGSVSTMAFTNAVATTATALGSLDPRAAPFTALVTSTDEYTFGPVHREQANTATVTPAGTKSPTPLFVESNAGTVPTSAPKQLGASPATVGAVSVRSARFTSAPPFAAAPTIPGTEAPPTATTAEGITVATTTDSAVTLPAMALSATSEPASSKPGKSTVIYARSARPKTR